From the genome of Cytobacillus firmus, one region includes:
- a CDS encoding ArsR/SmtB family transcription factor, translated as MNWDKDAIFKALGDSTRRLILDELSERKEMTLYELTARLIMKHGLSISRQAIAKHLSVLEDAQLIRSERKGKYRVIIFNNQPLKNLLERWLE; from the coding sequence ATGAATTGGGACAAAGACGCTATATTCAAAGCACTTGGTGATTCGACCCGGCGGCTTATATTGGACGAACTGTCCGAACGCAAAGAGATGACGCTATATGAACTGACGGCTCGTCTCATTATGAAGCACGGCCTTTCCATTTCGCGGCAGGCAATAGCTAAACATCTTTCAGTATTGGAAGATGCACAGCTCATTAGATCCGAACGAAAGGGAAAATATCGGGTAATTATTTTTAATAACCAGCCACTTAAGAATCTGCTGGAAAGATGGCTGGAGTAA
- a CDS encoding VOC family protein has translation MKVIVTSIFVQDQEKALKFYTETLGFVKKHDIPVGEHRWIALVSPEDQDGTELLLEPNVHPAATEYQKKIFAEGIPATMFGVADLHEEYNRLINHGVKFTMEPTVMGDVTLAVFDDTCGNLIQIAQK, from the coding sequence TTGAAAGTTATTGTTACCAGTATCTTCGTCCAGGATCAGGAGAAGGCATTGAAATTTTATACCGAAACGCTGGGGTTTGTAAAAAAGCATGACATCCCAGTCGGGGAACACAGGTGGATCGCCCTGGTTTCTCCCGAAGATCAAGATGGGACGGAGCTTTTGCTGGAACCTAATGTACATCCGGCTGCCACAGAATATCAAAAGAAGATTTTTGCAGAAGGAATTCCGGCCACAATGTTTGGCGTTGCTGATCTTCACGAAGAGTATAACCGATTAATAAACCACGGAGTGAAGTTTACTATGGAGCCGACAGTAATGGGGGATGTCACATTGGCTGTATTCGATGATACATGCGGCAACCTTATTCAAATAGCGCAGAAGTAG
- a CDS encoding peptidoglycan-binding protein, translated as MLLRFKNMLMALVAVVLMLAAPSFTEAALGDRTLANGSSGSDVAELQDYLMTKGVFPYHTSTGYYGSITVEAVKDFQRKRNLKADGIAGPQTNHALKVLRYGDIGKQVIQIQYQLKQAGHYKSNLDGIYGNGTVSAIKSFQKQQELAVDGIAGPATRAALDRKSQRGTAAGKTLTVESTAYTASCDGCSGVTRMGLDLKKYPDAKVIAVDPGVIPLGSIVKVEGYGTAIAADIGGGINGSSIDVFIPNQGDALQWGRKRVRVEIIE; from the coding sequence ATGTTATTGAGATTTAAAAACATGCTAATGGCCCTCGTGGCTGTGGTTCTCATGCTGGCTGCTCCTTCGTTTACAGAAGCGGCGCTCGGGGATCGTACACTTGCCAATGGATCATCAGGGTCAGATGTGGCCGAATTGCAGGATTACCTGATGACAAAAGGGGTATTCCCTTACCATACTTCGACAGGATACTATGGAAGCATCACGGTGGAAGCCGTCAAGGATTTTCAGCGTAAGCGTAATCTGAAGGCTGATGGAATTGCCGGACCGCAGACTAACCACGCACTAAAAGTGCTTAGATACGGGGACATTGGAAAGCAGGTCATCCAAATTCAATATCAATTAAAGCAAGCAGGGCACTATAAATCTAATTTAGATGGTATTTATGGAAATGGCACAGTGAGCGCTATCAAGAGCTTTCAAAAACAGCAGGAACTGGCTGTGGACGGAATTGCCGGACCTGCCACAAGAGCAGCGCTCGATCGAAAGTCCCAACGTGGCACAGCGGCAGGCAAAACATTGACTGTGGAAAGCACAGCATATACAGCGAGTTGTGATGGCTGTTCAGGTGTGACCAGGATGGGACTTGATTTAAAGAAATATCCTGATGCAAAAGTGATTGCGGTTGATCCCGGTGTCATTCCGCTTGGCTCCATCGTGAAAGTGGAAGGCTATGGAACTGCAATAGCAGCAGACATTGGCGGGGGCATAAACGGAAGTTCAATCGATGTGTTCATTCCAAACCAGGGCGATGCCCTTCAGTGGGGGAGAAAAAGAGTTCGTGTGGAAATAATCGAATAG
- a CDS encoding Fe(3+) ABC transporter substrate-binding protein: MNLSRLLKPFIATTALALALAGCGGEGTSEGEKEKDTASKKEEQVVNVYTARHYEADEQVYKDFTEETGIKVNVVKGEAEELIERLKREGESTEADLFITVDGGVLAHAKDNDILQPVESDVISENVPENMRDKENKWIGMATRARVIVYSKDRVSPDQLSTYEDLTSDKWKGKVLARSSTSLYNQSLLASFIELNGEKAAEEWSEGIVKNFARQPDGGDRDQAKAIAAGTGDVGIMNTYYVGLLANSSDPEEVKVAEVLGVFFPNQETNGTHVNISGIGLTKHSKNPENATKLIEYMTGKEAQEYLSANNYEFPVNPDAEKPEILKSWGDFKMQELDFDTLGKHNQKAIEIFNKTGWK, translated from the coding sequence ATGAACTTATCGAGATTACTAAAGCCTTTTATTGCCACAACAGCTCTAGCTCTGGCTCTTGCCGGGTGTGGGGGAGAAGGCACATCTGAAGGTGAAAAAGAAAAAGACACCGCTTCCAAAAAGGAAGAGCAGGTGGTCAATGTCTATACTGCCAGACATTATGAAGCAGATGAACAAGTCTACAAAGATTTCACAGAAGAAACCGGCATTAAGGTTAATGTCGTTAAAGGGGAAGCGGAAGAGCTGATTGAGCGACTGAAGCGTGAAGGCGAAAGCACGGAAGCCGACTTATTTATTACAGTGGATGGCGGTGTCCTTGCACACGCGAAAGATAATGATATTCTTCAGCCGGTTGAATCCGACGTGATCAGCGAAAATGTTCCTGAGAACATGCGTGATAAGGAAAACAAGTGGATTGGAATGGCGACCAGAGCACGTGTCATCGTGTATTCAAAGGATAGAGTTTCACCTGATCAATTATCAACTTATGAAGATTTAACAAGTGATAAGTGGAAGGGCAAAGTGCTTGCCCGTTCTTCAACAAGCCTTTACAACCAGTCTTTGCTTGCTTCTTTCATTGAGTTGAATGGTGAAAAAGCGGCTGAAGAATGGTCAGAAGGCATTGTGAAAAACTTCGCTCGTCAGCCGGATGGCGGTGACCGCGATCAGGCGAAGGCTATTGCAGCCGGCACTGGTGATGTAGGGATTATGAATACGTACTATGTGGGATTGCTTGCCAATTCATCAGACCCTGAAGAAGTGAAAGTGGCAGAAGTTCTTGGTGTATTCTTCCCTAACCAGGAAACAAACGGCACACACGTGAATATCAGCGGAATTGGTTTAACGAAGCACAGCAAAAACCCTGAAAATGCAACGAAACTAATCGAATACATGACTGGAAAAGAAGCTCAGGAATATTTATCAGCAAACAACTATGAGTTCCCGGTTAACCCTGACGCAGAAAAGCCTGAAATCCTTAAGTCATGGGGCGACTTTAAAATGCAGGAGCTTGACTTTGATACTTTAGGAAAGCATAACCAAAAAGCGATTGAAATTTTTAATAAAACAGGCTGGAAATAA
- a CDS encoding ABC transporter permease, with amino-acid sequence MNTESVKHFFRKDFNGWWLVSLIGAAIILLPILFIFFSIFQEPNENWFQIREYLLKTYAANSIILVVLTGLFTAILGVSLAWLVAAYDFPLRCFFSWGLILPLAIPPYIAAYTYRTMLSYTGVVQVTLRNKFDYQINPEWLSISSLRGAVFIFTIFLFPYVYIICRAFLENQSSSFLENARLLGRKPFSIFVRIVLPLSRPAIVAGAVLVIYEVLSDYGVTSYFGIHTITTAIFQTWFGMYDADSAMRLAAWLMVIIVGLFFIEKLLRQGRRYNISSKSRPLVRKKLKGLQAAAVFSYCSAIFLLGFFIPVVQLLAWTRLTFAKVWNDTFFTLLNQTVFVGMISTALILLFAVIIANVTRSHSNGAYVLSKLATAGYSIPGAIIAIGILALFIELDSLLAPFYAYMGWGKAPLILSLSLAMLVIGYTIRFMATGYNAVEIGFEKIGPKYTEASRMLGFGVTKTFFKVDLPLIKGALFSGFILTFVEIIKELPLALLLRPFNFDTLATKTYQYAKDEMIHEAAIPSLMIILISVLSVAVFQMIDKKVKK; translated from the coding sequence ATGAATACGGAATCTGTTAAACATTTTTTTCGAAAAGATTTTAACGGATGGTGGCTGGTAAGCTTGATTGGGGCTGCAATTATTTTGCTGCCCATCTTGTTTATCTTTTTTTCTATTTTCCAGGAACCGAATGAAAACTGGTTTCAGATTAGGGAATATCTATTAAAAACTTATGCTGCCAATTCGATTATTCTTGTAGTGCTGACAGGGCTATTTACAGCCATACTAGGGGTGAGCCTGGCCTGGCTCGTTGCCGCATACGATTTCCCGCTGAGGTGCTTTTTTAGCTGGGGGCTTATTCTCCCGCTGGCCATTCCTCCCTATATCGCTGCTTACACCTATCGGACGATGTTAAGCTACACAGGGGTCGTACAGGTTACATTAAGGAACAAGTTCGATTATCAGATCAATCCGGAGTGGCTGTCAATCTCCTCACTGAGAGGGGCCGTATTTATATTTACGATCTTTCTTTTTCCGTATGTATACATTATCTGCAGAGCGTTTCTTGAAAACCAGAGCTCTTCTTTCCTTGAAAATGCAAGGCTGCTGGGAAGAAAGCCTTTTTCGATTTTTGTAAGAATTGTCCTGCCGCTCTCCAGGCCGGCAATCGTGGCCGGCGCTGTGCTTGTCATTTATGAAGTCTTAAGTGATTACGGAGTAACAAGCTATTTTGGCATCCATACGATTACGACAGCCATCTTCCAGACATGGTTTGGCATGTATGATGCAGATTCAGCCATGAGGCTGGCGGCATGGCTAATGGTCATTATCGTTGGATTATTTTTTATAGAAAAATTGCTCAGGCAGGGGAGACGCTATAATATCAGCAGCAAATCAAGGCCTCTGGTCCGCAAAAAGCTAAAGGGGCTTCAGGCAGCAGCGGTGTTCAGCTATTGTTCGGCCATCTTCCTGCTCGGGTTCTTTATACCTGTGGTACAGCTGCTGGCATGGACCAGGCTGACCTTCGCAAAGGTATGGAACGACACGTTCTTTACCCTGTTAAACCAGACTGTTTTTGTTGGGATGATCTCTACGGCGCTGATACTCTTATTTGCTGTGATTATCGCCAATGTAACGAGGTCGCATTCGAACGGAGCCTATGTCTTATCCAAGCTCGCAACAGCCGGCTACTCGATTCCAGGGGCGATTATTGCGATTGGCATCCTTGCGTTATTTATTGAACTTGATTCTTTGCTTGCGCCATTTTATGCTTATATGGGATGGGGAAAAGCTCCCCTTATCTTAAGTTTATCTCTGGCTATGCTCGTAATTGGCTATACCATCCGTTTTATGGCAACAGGCTATAATGCTGTTGAAATCGGATTTGAAAAAATCGGGCCAAAATACACTGAGGCATCCAGAATGCTCGGGTTCGGTGTCACCAAAACCTTTTTCAAGGTGGATTTACCGCTGATCAAAGGAGCTTTATTCAGCGGGTTTATTTTAACATTTGTAGAGATTATTAAGGAACTGCCTTTGGCTTTGCTGCTCAGGCCGTTTAACTTTGATACCCTTGCCACGAAGACCTATCAATACGCAAAAGATGAGATGATTCATGAAGCAGCCATCCCTTCTCTCATGATTATCCTCATAAGTGTTTTATCTGTTGCAGTGTTCCAAATGATTGATAAGAAGGTGAAGAAATGA
- a CDS encoding ABC transporter ATP-binding protein, translated as MNILTIQNLTFSFPKSRVPVIENFSFRVDEGEIVGILGQSGSGKSTLLRLISGLEIPRSGRIEIAGTEAAGEKTFIQPEARGVGMVFQDYALFPHMSVKDNLLFGLSRLPRKERYPRVREMLELVQMTEFEKRYPHELSGGQQQRIALARALAPKPKLLLMDEPFSNLDANLKGSIRDELLMILKKANMTCIMVTHDKEDVEAICGRSIVFGKAEGRPSEAHGKESKLTFVR; from the coding sequence ATGAACATCCTTACCATTCAAAATCTGACATTTTCATTTCCAAAATCCCGTGTTCCTGTAATTGAGAATTTTTCTTTTAGAGTGGACGAGGGGGAAATCGTTGGCATACTCGGACAGAGCGGCAGCGGTAAAAGCACGCTGCTCAGATTGATTTCAGGTCTTGAAATTCCGAGGTCGGGAAGAATTGAAATCGCAGGCACGGAAGCAGCTGGAGAGAAGACGTTTATACAGCCGGAAGCCCGCGGAGTGGGCATGGTATTCCAGGATTATGCCCTGTTTCCTCATATGTCAGTAAAGGATAATCTTTTATTTGGCTTATCACGCCTCCCGAGGAAGGAAAGATATCCTCGTGTCAGGGAGATGCTTGAGCTTGTTCAGATGACAGAGTTTGAGAAACGATATCCGCATGAGCTAAGCGGCGGTCAGCAGCAGCGGATTGCTCTGGCAAGGGCTCTGGCTCCCAAGCCCAAGCTGCTGCTGATGGATGAGCCATTCAGCAATTTGGATGCGAATTTAAAAGGATCGATAAGGGATGAGCTTCTGATGATACTGAAAAAGGCAAACATGACCTGTATCATGGTGACGCATGATAAAGAAGATGTGGAAGCCATCTGCGGCAGAAGCATCGTATTTGGAAAAGCGGAAGGCAGACCAAGTGAAGCTCATGGGAAGGAAAGTAAACTTACGTTTGTAAGGTAG
- a CDS encoding CueP family metal-binding protein, whose product MKIKLVLAASLISMALAGCGQADSKDDAVSETEDIKALVKDYSVGNIKTGSASISSEQLIVKESDGEELSYDLPEEEFFVSIAPYANETHPUTNHSLTGCQGELAEKEFDVYIEDSEGNVILDDTIKTQANGFFDLWLPRDKTYQIKIKHDGKASESEISTFKDDATCITTMQLT is encoded by the coding sequence ATGAAGATCAAATTGGTTCTTGCTGCTTCACTGATTTCTATGGCATTAGCTGGATGTGGACAAGCAGATTCCAAGGATGATGCTGTTTCAGAGACTGAAGACATCAAAGCATTAGTGAAGGATTACAGCGTTGGAAACATAAAGACCGGATCTGCCTCCATTAGCTCAGAGCAGCTGATCGTTAAAGAATCGGACGGAGAAGAATTATCCTATGATCTGCCGGAAGAAGAGTTCTTCGTATCGATTGCCCCTTACGCTAATGAAACGCACCCTTGAACGAATCATAGCTTGACAGGTTGTCAAGGTGAACTGGCTGAAAAAGAGTTTGATGTATATATTGAGGATTCGGAAGGCAATGTGATTTTGGATGATACGATCAAAACCCAGGCTAATGGATTTTTCGATTTATGGCTTCCAAGAGACAAAACTTATCAAATAAAGATTAAGCATGATGGAAAAGCATCAGAATCGGAAATTTCAACGTTTAAGGATGACGCTACTTGCATTACCACGATGCAATTAACATAA
- a CDS encoding flavin-containing monooxygenase — MKKYEAVIIGGGQAGLAMGYFFKKEKVSFVIIEKNGGIGDSWRQRYNSLVLFTPRQYSGLPGLQMRGPSEDFPTKDDIADYLNDYVTHFDLPVMLDTNVTQLNKLPDGSFIIETNSGIIKAQQVIIAAGAFQKPYIPPLIKDGTGAFQLHSSEYRSPEEVPGGEVLIVGGGNSGAQLAVELAKARKVTIAAGHHMKFLPLTILGKSIFYWLEKLGLLFAGKDTIKGSWFQKQKDPIFGKELKILIQNKKVDVKPKVLQVSGTEVLFGDGTQRNFESIIWTTGFVPSYDWIHIDGVVSAEGKPVHKRGVTEICGLYFIGLPWQYQRGSALICGVGKDAEYLLSVVLFNRT; from the coding sequence ATGAAAAAGTATGAAGCTGTCATTATTGGCGGTGGTCAAGCCGGATTAGCGATGGGATATTTTTTTAAAAAAGAGAAGGTATCCTTTGTGATAATAGAAAAAAACGGTGGGATTGGGGACTCCTGGAGACAAAGATACAATTCCCTTGTTTTATTTACTCCGCGCCAGTATAGCGGTCTGCCCGGACTGCAAATGAGAGGTCCATCAGAGGATTTTCCGACGAAGGATGACATAGCAGATTATCTGAATGACTATGTGACGCATTTTGATCTTCCGGTCATGCTGGATACGAACGTCACTCAGTTGAATAAGCTGCCAGACGGTTCATTTATTATAGAGACTAACAGCGGTATCATTAAAGCTCAACAAGTTATCATCGCAGCTGGTGCATTTCAAAAACCTTATATACCTCCTCTTATTAAAGATGGAACAGGTGCTTTCCAGCTTCACTCTTCAGAATATCGATCCCCGGAAGAAGTGCCAGGTGGTGAAGTATTGATTGTGGGTGGCGGCAATTCAGGTGCGCAGCTTGCTGTGGAGCTGGCCAAAGCTCGCAAAGTCACAATAGCTGCTGGACATCACATGAAATTTTTACCCTTAACAATACTGGGGAAAAGCATTTTTTATTGGCTGGAAAAACTCGGGCTGCTGTTTGCGGGGAAAGATACGATTAAAGGCAGCTGGTTTCAGAAACAGAAGGACCCGATTTTTGGAAAAGAGCTGAAAATACTCATTCAGAATAAAAAGGTTGATGTAAAGCCAAAAGTTTTACAGGTCAGTGGTACAGAAGTTCTCTTTGGAGATGGGACTCAGAGGAACTTCGAAAGTATCATCTGGACTACGGGTTTTGTTCCCTCATACGATTGGATTCATATAGATGGTGTGGTCTCTGCTGAAGGAAAACCGGTACATAAAAGGGGAGTGACTGAAATATGTGGGCTCTATTTTATAGGTCTGCCCTGGCAATATCAGCGAGGATCCGCTTTGATTTGTGGAGTTGGGAAAGATGCGGAATATTTGCTTAGTGTAGTGCTTTTTAATAGAACATAG
- a CDS encoding NUDIX domain-containing protein — MQKWLGSAGVCIRGDKVLMVLQGAADEPKRWSVPSGGLEEGETFEECCIREVREETGFEVKVIQPIFNKVSCSGEVRYFEVEIIGGKAAIQDPDQLIYDIDWKSLEELRTLELSFPEDRDFLITLFSFTFCREDY, encoded by the coding sequence ATGCAAAAGTGGCTTGGCTCGGCGGGAGTTTGCATTAGAGGGGATAAGGTTTTAATGGTATTGCAGGGGGCAGCAGACGAACCGAAACGATGGTCTGTTCCTTCAGGCGGTTTGGAAGAAGGAGAAACGTTTGAGGAATGCTGCATCAGGGAAGTAAGGGAAGAAACAGGGTTTGAGGTGAAGGTTATACAGCCTATTTTCAATAAAGTGAGCTGCAGCGGGGAAGTAAGATATTTTGAAGTGGAGATTATTGGAGGAAAAGCAGCCATTCAGGATCCTGATCAACTAATTTATGACATTGACTGGAAGAGTCTCGAGGAATTAAGAACCTTAGAGTTATCCTTCCCCGAAGATCGAGATTTTTTAATTACTCTATTTTCTTTTACTTTCTGTAGAGAAGATTATTGA
- a CDS encoding LLM class flavin-dependent oxidoreductase, translating to MKYGFWLPIFGGWLRNVEDESMPPTFEYAKNVIQSAEEWGYSTTLIAELYLNDIKGPGHDSLEAWSTAAALAAVTEKIEIMTAIRPGFHNPAVAAKMAANIDQISNGRFTLNVVSAWWAEEARQYGGVFTEHDERYARTEEFIDVLKGLWTEDTFSYSGQFYNLNDTKLAPKPVQRPNPILYAGGESEKGKQTIAEKCDAYVMHGGTVEEIETKIADMKARRQQAGNVPFSSFGMAAYVICRETEEEALAELEKITTVKDSSGYAGFKDFTTKSHLEQQIQLQDYSVSNRGLRPNLVGTPEQIADRILQYEEVGLDLLLLQFSPQLEEMERFAKTVMPLVEQKRSLIKS from the coding sequence ATGAAATATGGTTTCTGGCTGCCGATTTTTGGAGGATGGCTGCGGAATGTCGAAGATGAAAGTATGCCGCCAACCTTTGAGTATGCTAAAAACGTCATTCAGTCGGCAGAAGAATGGGGATACTCGACTACGTTAATCGCGGAATTATATTTAAATGATATTAAAGGACCGGGCCATGATTCTCTTGAAGCCTGGTCCACGGCTGCCGCGCTTGCCGCAGTGACAGAGAAAATTGAAATTATGACCGCGATTCGTCCCGGTTTTCATAATCCGGCAGTAGCAGCAAAAATGGCCGCTAATATTGATCAAATCAGCAATGGCCGTTTTACCCTTAACGTTGTTTCTGCCTGGTGGGCCGAAGAAGCGCGCCAGTATGGCGGTGTTTTTACAGAACATGATGAGCGTTACGCCCGCACCGAGGAGTTCATTGATGTGTTAAAAGGGTTATGGACAGAAGATACCTTCAGTTATTCCGGCCAATTTTACAACTTAAACGATACAAAGCTTGCTCCTAAGCCTGTTCAGCGGCCTAATCCGATTCTGTATGCAGGCGGTGAAAGTGAAAAAGGCAAGCAGACCATTGCCGAAAAATGTGATGCTTATGTGATGCACGGCGGAACGGTAGAAGAGATTGAGACAAAAATAGCCGATATGAAGGCGAGGCGTCAACAAGCGGGCAATGTGCCATTCAGCTCATTCGGAATGGCAGCGTATGTTATTTGCCGTGAGACAGAAGAAGAGGCACTCGCTGAGCTTGAAAAAATCACGACTGTGAAGGATTCCAGCGGTTATGCCGGCTTTAAGGACTTCACGACAAAGTCACATCTGGAGCAGCAGATTCAGCTGCAGGATTACTCTGTTTCCAATAGAGGTCTGCGTCCAAATCTAGTAGGAACACCAGAACAAATTGCTGATCGGATCCTGCAATATGAAGAAGTTGGGCTGGACCTGCTGTTGCTGCAATTTTCACCTCAGCTGGAGGAAATGGAACGCTTCGCAAAGACCGTTATGCCGTTAGTGGAACAAAAACGCAGTTTAATAAAGAGCTAG
- a CDS encoding ATP-grasp domain-containing protein has product MSKVYVIHENSEWTVHLTKRLEELGVPYEEWHLDEGTLDLSAEPPEGIFYSRMSASSHTRDHRFAAEFSGQVLAWLEAHDRAVINGTNALKLEVSKVLQYLELNKSGVRTPKTIAAAGKQNILKAAEAFAGQPFITKHNRAGKGLGVQLFHSIEALKSYVEGPSFEEPVDGITLIQEYIQSPESYITRCEFVGGRFVYAVRVDTSEGFELCPADTCQIGDLFCPVGEEVEEKPKFQIIDEFEDETLEKYKEVLARNDIQVAGIEFIRNAEGDIFTYDINTNTNYNSDAEAKAGKYGMLELAAFLKKILEEKYAAAASV; this is encoded by the coding sequence GTGAGCAAGGTATACGTTATACATGAAAATAGTGAGTGGACAGTCCATTTGACAAAAAGATTGGAGGAACTGGGTGTTCCTTATGAAGAATGGCATTTAGACGAAGGAACGTTGGATTTATCGGCAGAACCGCCGGAAGGTATTTTCTATAGCCGTATGAGTGCTTCTTCTCATACACGTGATCACCGTTTTGCGGCTGAATTTTCCGGACAAGTATTGGCCTGGCTTGAAGCACATGACCGTGCGGTGATTAATGGAACGAACGCTTTAAAGCTGGAAGTAAGTAAGGTTTTACAATACTTGGAGTTAAATAAATCTGGTGTGAGGACTCCAAAAACTATTGCAGCGGCTGGAAAACAAAATATCCTAAAGGCAGCCGAAGCATTTGCCGGACAGCCGTTTATCACAAAGCATAATCGTGCCGGCAAAGGTCTGGGTGTTCAATTATTCCATAGTATTGAAGCTTTAAAATCTTATGTGGAAGGCCCTTCCTTCGAAGAACCGGTAGATGGCATTACTCTTATTCAGGAATATATTCAATCACCTGAAAGCTATATCACGCGCTGCGAATTTGTTGGGGGCAGATTTGTTTATGCTGTCCGGGTTGATACTTCTGAAGGATTTGAACTTTGTCCGGCGGATACCTGCCAGATTGGCGACTTATTTTGTCCCGTAGGAGAAGAGGTTGAAGAAAAGCCTAAGTTCCAGATCATTGATGAATTTGAAGACGAAACTTTGGAAAAATATAAAGAGGTTCTGGCCAGGAATGATATTCAAGTCGCTGGAATCGAATTTATCAGAAATGCTGAAGGTGACATTTTTACATATGATATTAATACAAACACAAACTATAATTCAGATGCGGAAGCGAAAGCCGGTAAGTATGGCATGCTCGAATTAGCTGCTTTCCTAAAGAAGATACTAGAAGAAAAATACGCTGCAGCAGCATCTGTATAA
- a CDS encoding RNA polymerase alpha subunit C-terminal domain-containing protein, with product MAAGKSLRICEKGHKFYKTSECKSCPACDKENKPKSGFLSKLSAPARNALVFEGIDTLEKLSNYKEKEILKLHGIGPASLPIMRTSLEEEGLSFKE from the coding sequence TTGGCAGCAGGTAAAAGTTTAAGGATTTGTGAAAAGGGACATAAATTTTACAAAACTAGTGAGTGTAAAAGCTGCCCTGCCTGTGATAAAGAGAATAAACCCAAAAGTGGCTTCCTTTCAAAACTCAGTGCTCCTGCAAGGAATGCATTGGTATTCGAAGGAATAGATACATTGGAAAAACTATCAAATTACAAAGAAAAAGAAATATTAAAACTTCATGGTATTGGACCAGCTTCCCTGCCTATTATGAGAACCTCCTTAGAAGAAGAAGGGCTATCATTTAAAGAATAA
- a CDS encoding GNAT family N-acetyltransferase: MKIERLSNGRVEDFLNYCRLHKGAVDSSYLYEDDLKQFQNTEENPAYLAIDENGKVKAAASLIMDEYAKRGRKSRFRIFHSEIEDIDVYKGLMNQLLKYKEGYDKYFIFIPLDNKKLQSNVSQLQFTAERYSFILLRDHSPVASVNFPENYEIKSYESGKDEEIWCMVRNTGFAKLKGSETPMSPDQVKKMMASDDYLDGGAMILYHYERPVGVVKCSDDEYDDIQTMNIGSLALIPEYQGKGLGRMLLRKALQFGLDQSYKQIYLSVNGENEQAKSLYLQEGFKEAEGFVCYSCHF; this comes from the coding sequence ATGAAAATTGAGCGCTTATCAAATGGAAGAGTAGAAGATTTTTTAAATTACTGCAGGCTTCATAAAGGAGCAGTCGATTCTTCCTATTTATATGAAGATGATTTAAAACAATTTCAGAATACTGAAGAGAACCCAGCCTATTTAGCAATTGATGAAAACGGGAAAGTAAAAGCAGCCGCTTCCTTGATTATGGATGAATATGCGAAACGCGGGCGGAAATCAAGATTCCGCATTTTCCACTCTGAGATTGAAGATATTGATGTTTATAAAGGCTTAATGAACCAATTGTTGAAGTATAAAGAAGGCTACGATAAATATTTTATATTTATACCACTTGATAATAAGAAGCTGCAAAGCAATGTATCACAATTACAATTTACAGCAGAACGGTATTCGTTTATCCTTTTACGAGATCATTCACCGGTTGCGTCAGTAAATTTTCCGGAAAACTATGAAATCAAAAGTTATGAATCAGGGAAGGACGAAGAAATCTGGTGTATGGTCCGAAACACTGGTTTCGCTAAGCTTAAAGGGAGCGAAACACCAATGAGCCCGGACCAAGTAAAGAAAATGATGGCTTCTGATGACTATCTCGATGGCGGGGCCATGATACTCTACCATTATGAAAGGCCGGTTGGAGTGGTGAAATGTTCCGACGATGAATATGATGATATTCAGACGATGAATATCGGGTCTCTTGCCTTGATTCCAGAGTACCAAGGTAAAGGATTAGGAAGAATGCTCCTGCGGAAAGCTCTGCAGTTTGGATTAGACCAGTCATACAAACAAATATATTTATCTGTAAATGGAGAAAATGAGCAAGCAAAATCATTGTATTTACAAGAAGGATTTAAAGAGGCAGAAGGCTTTGTGTGTTACTCTTGCCATTTTTAA